The following proteins are co-located in the Flavobacterium sp. CECT 9288 genome:
- a CDS encoding helix-turn-helix domain-containing protein translates to MDLMTNEDEEIIDHHEMILLLRNYIEEILKHYRPVMNGEIYLTGHDVCEMLHISKRTLQQYRDDRILPFIQIGGKIIFKQSDILTALEQNYVTNKATN, encoded by the coding sequence ATGGATTTAATGACTAATGAAGACGAAGAGATTATAGACCATCACGAAATGATACTCTTATTAAGAAATTACATTGAGGAAATATTGAAACATTACCGCCCTGTGATGAACGGTGAGATATATTTGACTGGTCACGATGTATGTGAAATGTTGCATATCAGCAAACGTACATTACAGCAATATAGAGATGATAGAATACTTCCCTTTATCCAAATAGGAGGTAAAATTATTTTTAAACAATCGGATATACTCACTGCACTAGAGCAGAATTATGTAACCAATAAAGCCACTAATTAA
- a CDS encoding helix-turn-helix domain-containing protein — protein sequence MEVIAIQKSALDGMKNELKDLLEMTKDATEKYVSIFNKEKWLDNQELCLMMNITKRTLQTYKDKGILSYTRLNRKNYYKLSDVKTLLEAGQPYNTDTDGFND from the coding sequence ATGGAAGTAATCGCAATACAGAAATCCGCATTGGATGGAATGAAAAATGAACTGAAGGATCTTTTGGAAATGACCAAAGATGCTACCGAAAAATATGTCTCTATTTTTAATAAAGAGAAGTGGTTAGATAACCAGGAACTGTGTTTGATGATGAATATTACCAAACGAACTTTACAGACTTATAAGGATAAGGGCATATTGTCTTACACCAGATTGAACCGCAAAAATTATTATAAACTCTCGGATGTAAAGACTTTACTCGAAGCTGGGCAGCCATATAATACCGACACCGATGGATTTAATGACTAA